Proteins encoded within one genomic window of uncultured Sphingopyxis sp.:
- a CDS encoding amidohydrolase family protein → MARFALALAAALACSTSVWAQTAPDADTKKEEDKWDVNAPPGLATRKIQLSVDEGSWMNVDVAPDGRTIAFDLLGDIYTMPIDGGTPTRIAEGLAYEHQPRFSPDGKRIAFVSDRAGGDNIWLMNRDGSDKRQISKEDFRLLNQPSWSPDGQFLVAKKHFTTGRSLGTGEVWMYHVSGGAGVPLVKKPNERHQKELGEPIFAPDGKSVYYTRNVTPGPIFEYAQDSNTDLFHIERYSLNDGEISTAASGPGGAVRPTPSPDGKRLAFVRREGTQSKLYVKDLASGAEKKVYDALDQDVQETWAVTGVYPNMAWTPDSRDIVFWAGGKLRRVSGDGGEARVIPFAINDDRVIVDATHPAVEVAPDSFATKMPRWAEVSPDGRSVVFETLGKLWVKPATGGTARRLTNAKDGAMELWPSWSRDGKSIVFVRWTDAGLGEIHVIGAGGGASRKVTANPGHYAEPRFSPDGKTIAFERRGGGGLTSERWGEDPGVYRIAAAGGTAERIASDGAKPQFGAANDRVFMITAEGGKSQLVSTDLHGQDKRVHANGELVSDYEISPDGRTLAFRQNYDAYVTPLMPGGQDVALGTKSGALPVTRVSGSGAEYIHWSDGGGRLHWSRGATLFSADLASLFASAPADEKAPKFTPPTDGVSLSMTQAAAKHKGVVVITGAKIVTMADKDGGVIENGAIVIDGDRIAAIGPAGAISVPAGAVTVDAAGKTIVPGFVDAHAHGSHGEDELVPQQNWSEIVNLAMGTTTSHNPSSRASEIFVSSEMQRAGLILAPRIFSTGEVIYGAKAAGVYAEINGYDDALAHVRRLKAQGAHSVKNYNQPRRDQRQMVVKAAQMEGMTVVPEGGSLFTQDVTLIQDGNSTVEHNIPLDIFYRDLVQLWGQTKVDYTPTLVVTYGGPAGDPYWRAHTNVWEHPILSRHAPPAELAANNKRRVIAPESDYVDDDSAREAGKIAAAGRMVSIGAHGQQAGLGAHWEIWSFVRGGWSNIDALRAATIMPATSLGYAKDVGSLEAGKLADLLILDADPTQDIRNTDKIHRVMLGGRLYDPLTMNEVETGDRQRASYWWETD, encoded by the coding sequence ATGGCGCGCTTCGCTCTCGCCCTTGCGGCGGCTCTGGCTTGTTCAACCTCGGTCTGGGCGCAGACCGCGCCCGATGCCGACACGAAGAAGGAGGAGGACAAGTGGGACGTCAACGCTCCGCCGGGCCTCGCGACGCGCAAGATCCAGCTGTCGGTCGACGAGGGCAGCTGGATGAACGTGGATGTCGCGCCCGACGGCCGCACGATCGCCTTCGACCTGCTGGGCGACATTTACACCATGCCGATCGACGGCGGGACGCCGACGCGAATCGCCGAGGGGCTCGCCTATGAGCATCAGCCGCGCTTCTCGCCCGACGGCAAGCGCATCGCCTTCGTCTCCGACCGCGCGGGCGGCGACAATATCTGGCTGATGAACCGCGACGGCAGCGACAAGCGCCAGATCTCCAAGGAGGATTTCCGCCTGCTCAACCAGCCGAGCTGGTCGCCCGACGGCCAGTTCCTCGTCGCCAAGAAGCATTTCACCACCGGCCGCTCGCTCGGCACCGGCGAGGTGTGGATGTATCACGTCTCGGGCGGCGCCGGCGTCCCGCTGGTCAAGAAGCCCAACGAGCGGCACCAGAAGGAACTCGGCGAACCGATCTTCGCCCCCGACGGCAAGAGCGTCTATTATACGCGCAACGTCACGCCGGGTCCGATCTTCGAATATGCGCAGGACAGCAACACCGACCTGTTCCATATCGAACGCTACAGCCTGAACGACGGCGAAATCAGCACCGCCGCGTCGGGGCCCGGCGGCGCGGTGCGCCCGACGCCGTCGCCCGACGGCAAGCGCCTCGCTTTCGTGCGACGCGAGGGCACCCAGTCGAAGCTCTATGTGAAAGACCTCGCCTCGGGAGCCGAGAAGAAAGTCTATGACGCGCTCGACCAGGATGTGCAGGAAACCTGGGCGGTCACTGGCGTCTATCCGAACATGGCGTGGACCCCCGACAGCCGCGACATCGTCTTCTGGGCCGGCGGCAAGCTGCGCCGCGTGAGTGGCGACGGCGGCGAAGCACGCGTCATCCCGTTCGCGATCAACGACGACCGCGTGATCGTCGATGCGACGCATCCGGCGGTCGAGGTCGCGCCCGACAGCTTCGCGACGAAAATGCCGCGCTGGGCCGAAGTGTCGCCCGACGGCCGCAGCGTCGTGTTCGAAACGCTCGGCAAGCTCTGGGTCAAGCCCGCGACCGGCGGCACCGCGCGGCGGCTGACGAACGCCAAGGACGGCGCGATGGAATTGTGGCCGAGCTGGTCGCGCGACGGCAAGTCGATCGTCTTTGTCCGCTGGACCGATGCCGGTCTCGGCGAAATCCATGTCATCGGCGCGGGCGGCGGCGCGTCACGCAAGGTGACGGCGAACCCCGGCCATTATGCCGAACCGCGCTTCTCGCCCGACGGCAAGACGATCGCGTTCGAGCGGCGCGGCGGCGGCGGACTCACCTCGGAGCGTTGGGGCGAAGACCCCGGCGTCTATCGCATCGCAGCCGCGGGCGGAACCGCCGAGCGGATCGCCAGCGACGGCGCCAAGCCGCAGTTCGGTGCGGCGAACGACCGCGTCTTCATGATCACCGCAGAGGGCGGCAAGAGCCAACTCGTCAGCACCGATCTGCACGGGCAGGACAAGCGCGTTCACGCCAATGGCGAACTCGTCAGCGATTACGAGATTTCACCCGACGGCCGCACCCTCGCCTTCCGGCAGAATTATGACGCCTATGTCACGCCGCTGATGCCCGGCGGACAGGATGTGGCGCTCGGCACCAAGAGCGGCGCGCTGCCCGTAACCCGCGTTTCGGGCAGCGGCGCCGAATATATCCACTGGTCGGATGGCGGCGGCCGCCTCCACTGGAGCCGCGGCGCGACCTTGTTCAGCGCCGACCTCGCGAGCCTCTTCGCGAGCGCGCCCGCCGACGAAAAGGCGCCGAAATTCACGCCCCCGACCGACGGCGTCTCGCTGTCGATGACGCAGGCGGCGGCGAAGCATAAAGGCGTCGTCGTCATCACCGGCGCGAAGATCGTGACGATGGCCGACAAGGACGGCGGCGTGATCGAAAATGGCGCGATCGTCATCGACGGCGACCGCATCGCCGCGATCGGCCCGGCGGGGGCGATTAGCGTTCCCGCGGGCGCGGTGACCGTCGATGCGGCGGGCAAGACGATCGTCCCCGGCTTCGTCGACGCGCACGCGCACGGATCGCACGGCGAAGACGAACTCGTGCCGCAGCAGAACTGGTCAGAGATCGTCAATCTCGCGATGGGCACGACGACGAGCCACAATCCCTCGTCGCGCGCGTCGGAAATTTTCGTCTCGTCCGAAATGCAGCGCGCGGGCCTGATCCTCGCGCCGCGCATCTTTTCGACCGGCGAGGTCATCTATGGCGCGAAGGCGGCGGGCGTCTATGCCGAGATCAACGGCTATGACGACGCGCTGGCGCATGTCCGCCGGCTGAAGGCGCAGGGCGCGCACAGCGTCAAGAATTACAACCAGCCGCGCCGCGACCAGCGCCAGATGGTCGTCAAGGCCGCGCAGATGGAAGGCATGACCGTCGTGCCCGAGGGCGGTTCGCTCTTCACGCAGGACGTGACGCTGATCCAGGACGGCAATTCGACCGTCGAGCATAATATTCCGCTCGACATTTTCTATCGGGACCTCGTCCAGCTGTGGGGGCAGACCAAGGTCGATTACACGCCGACGCTCGTCGTGACCTATGGCGGCCCCGCCGGCGATCCCTATTGGCGCGCGCATACGAACGTCTGGGAGCATCCGATCCTGTCGCGCCACGCGCCGCCGGCCGAACTCGCCGCGAACAACAAGCGCCGCGTGATCGCGCCCGAGAGCGATTATGTCGACGATGATTCGGCGCGCGAGGCGGGCAAGATCGCCGCCGCGGGCCGCATGGTCTCGATCGGCGCGCACGGCCAGCAGGCAGGGCTCGGCGCGCATTGGGAAATCTGGTCCTTCGTGCGCGGCGGCTGGAGCAATATCGACGCGCTGCGCGCCGCGACGATCATGCCGGCGACGTCGCTCGGCTATGCGAAGGATGTCGGATCGCTCGAGGCGGGCAAGCTCGCCGACCTGCTGATCCTCGACGCCGATCCGACGCAGGATATCCGCAATACCGACAAGATCCACCGCGTGATGCTGGGCGGTCGGCTCTATGATCCGCTGACGATGAACGAGGTCGAGACGGGCGACCGCCAGCGCGCGTCCTATTGGTGGGAGACCGACTAG
- a CDS encoding CoA transferase: MPLKGIRVLDFGRYIAGPYCAALLADYGADVIRIEAPGGNDDRYTVPVADDGSGAMFMQMNRAKRGLTLKPGSPEGREIVRRLVETADVVIANLPHDALVKLGLDYDSISAINPRIILATASAFGSEGPLASRVGFDAVGQAMSGTVHLTGTPDQPYRAQVNYVDFGTALHCAFGIMLALREREATGKGQCVSGSLLGTALALSNALTIDHALNGIDRQPIGNRSFSSAPTDLFRTRDGWIVTQIVGASIFARWAALVGRPELIDDPLYASDISRGDNGAELSAIMQHWCIDRTSAEAIAELAAARVPAAPVLRAGEALAQPQVAAMELVEPVDYPGANGAVPVIRAPIRLSASDKVAPGRAPRVGEHSDAILAELGYDAEATAALRAAKII, from the coding sequence GTGCCGCTAAAAGGGATCAGGGTACTCGATTTCGGCCGTTATATCGCAGGGCCTTATTGCGCGGCGCTGCTCGCCGATTATGGCGCCGACGTGATCCGCATCGAGGCGCCCGGCGGCAATGACGATCGCTATACGGTGCCCGTCGCCGACGACGGATCGGGGGCGATGTTCATGCAGATGAACCGCGCCAAGCGTGGCCTGACCTTGAAGCCCGGCAGCCCGGAAGGCCGCGAGATCGTCCGCCGCCTGGTCGAAACCGCCGATGTCGTGATCGCCAATCTCCCGCACGACGCGCTGGTCAAACTGGGCCTCGATTACGATAGTATTTCCGCGATCAACCCGCGCATCATCCTCGCGACCGCATCGGCGTTCGGCAGCGAGGGGCCGCTCGCCAGCCGCGTCGGCTTCGACGCGGTCGGGCAGGCGATGTCGGGAACGGTGCACCTCACGGGCACGCCCGACCAGCCCTATCGCGCGCAGGTCAATTATGTCGATTTCGGCACCGCGCTCCACTGCGCCTTCGGCATCATGCTCGCGCTGCGCGAGCGCGAGGCGACGGGGAAGGGGCAATGCGTGTCGGGATCGCTGCTCGGCACCGCGCTGGCGCTGTCGAACGCGCTCACCATCGACCATGCGCTGAACGGCATCGACCGCCAGCCGATCGGCAACCGCAGTTTCAGCTCCGCGCCGACCGACCTGTTCCGCACGCGCGACGGCTGGATCGTCACCCAGATCGTCGGCGCGTCGATCTTCGCGCGCTGGGCGGCGCTCGTCGGGCGCCCCGAGCTGATCGACGACCCGCTTTATGCCAGCGACATATCGCGCGGCGACAATGGCGCGGAGCTGAGCGCGATCATGCAGCATTGGTGCATCGATCGGACGAGCGCCGAAGCGATCGCCGAACTCGCGGCGGCGCGCGTTCCCGCCGCGCCGGTGCTGCGCGCGGGCGAGGCGCTGGCGCAGCCGCAGGTCGCAGCGATGGAACTGGTCGAGCCGGTCGATTATCCGGGCGCGAACGGCGCCGTCCCGGTGATCCGCGCGCCGATCCGCCTGTCGGCGAGCGACAAGGTCGCGCCCGGCCGCGCGCCGCGGGTCGGCGAGCATAGCGACGCGATCCTCGCCGAACTCGGCTATGACGCCGAAGCCACCGCGGCTTTGCGTGCGGCAAAGATTATTTGA
- the yghU gene encoding glutathione-dependent disulfide-bond oxidoreductase, with translation MTDNSEYVPPKIWTWDKESGGRFANINRPVAGPTHDRELPVGKHPLQLYSLGTPNGVKVTVMLEELLAAGHRGAEYDAWLINIGEGDQFSSGFVGANPNSKIPALVDRSGAEPIRVFESGAILIHLAEKFGAFLPTGTAKRAETLSWLMWQMGSAPFLGGGFGHFYAYAPTKQEYPINRYAMEVKRQLDVLDRRLAESEYIAGADYTIADMAIWPWYGALAKGLVYDAGEFLQVDDYKNVQRWTDQLAARPAVRRGRMVNRVTGDPASQLRERHDASDFDLRTQDKLQDAE, from the coding sequence ATGACCGACAACAGCGAATATGTGCCGCCCAAAATCTGGACGTGGGACAAGGAAAGCGGCGGACGTTTCGCCAACATCAATCGCCCGGTCGCGGGGCCGACGCACGACAGGGAACTGCCGGTCGGCAAGCACCCGCTCCAGCTCTATTCGCTCGGCACGCCCAACGGCGTGAAGGTCACGGTGATGCTCGAGGAACTGCTCGCGGCGGGACACCGCGGCGCCGAATATGACGCCTGGCTGATCAACATCGGCGAGGGCGACCAGTTTTCGAGCGGCTTCGTCGGCGCCAATCCGAACAGCAAGATCCCCGCGCTCGTCGATCGCAGCGGCGCCGAGCCGATCCGCGTGTTCGAATCGGGCGCGATCCTGATCCATCTCGCCGAAAAATTCGGCGCTTTTCTGCCGACCGGCACCGCCAAGCGCGCCGAGACGCTGTCGTGGCTGATGTGGCAGATGGGCAGCGCGCCTTTCCTCGGCGGCGGTTTCGGCCATTTCTATGCCTATGCGCCGACCAAGCAGGAATATCCGATCAATCGCTATGCGATGGAGGTGAAGCGCCAGCTCGACGTGCTCGACCGGCGCCTCGCGGAGAGCGAATATATCGCCGGCGCGGACTATACGATCGCCGACATGGCGATCTGGCCCTGGTATGGCGCGCTCGCCAAGGGGCTCGTCTATGACGCGGGCGAGTTCCTGCAGGTTGACGACTATAAGAACGTCCAGCGCTGGACCGACCAGCTCGCGGCGCGCCCGGCAGTCCGGCGCGGGCGGATGGTCAATCGCGTGACCGGCGACCCGGCGAGCCAGCTCCGCGAGCGCCACGACGCCTCGGACTTCGACCTGCGCACGCAGGACAAATTGCAGGACGCCGAATGA
- a CDS encoding TadE/TadG family type IV pilus assembly protein, with the protein MTGSSRISRRVRKMGVTALTLARGERGAAIVEMALVLPLLLALLMGILVYGQYFLLAHNVQQAANDGARAAIVGLDAADRSAVATRAVARSLQAVGGAHSVAISETSEAITVAVTYTAPQGSLLRSSLVPSPDHVIRARATFELPVD; encoded by the coding sequence ATGACCGGCTCCAGCAGAATTTCGCGGCGCGTTCGCAAGATGGGCGTCACAGCCCTTACCCTGGCGCGCGGGGAGCGCGGCGCCGCCATCGTCGAAATGGCATTGGTGTTGCCGCTGCTCCTCGCGTTGCTGATGGGCATCCTCGTCTACGGCCAATATTTCCTGCTCGCGCACAATGTGCAGCAGGCCGCCAACGACGGTGCGCGCGCCGCGATCGTCGGCCTCGACGCCGCCGACCGTAGCGCGGTCGCGACCCGCGCGGTCGCGCGCAGCCTGCAGGCCGTGGGTGGCGCGCACAGCGTCGCAATATCCGAAACGAGCGAGGCGATCACCGTCGCCGTCACTTACACCGCGCCGCAGGGCAGCCTCCTGCGCTCGAGCCTCGTTCCGTCGCCCGACCATGTCATCCGCGCCCGCGCGACCTTCGAATTGCCGGTCGATTGA
- a CDS encoding TadG family pilus assembly protein — protein MARPSLLRRLVRSRRASISITTAFGMAMLIGSAAFAVDLGSLYLDRRKLQGIADAAAMAAAGRPGEERAAAERIIAANCDCGITIAALTPGTYTADPSVQAEQRFTGGGASPNAIRVTLTRDRPLFFGRFLTGRKDSIIRATATGARRGYAAFSLGSRVAALNGGLPNALLSALTGSEVNLSVMDYNALASTDIDLLAFSDALRTELDADVLTFGQTLNTQATLPQVVSALASASDGQAASALEQIADAALPHALLPSRAIDLGPRSSSIRIDAANPVKVNALSLLRTMLLLGNANRQVDLSLAGNLPGGSGVNVALLVGEPPADSPLIAVTDTNDVIVRTAQVRLKVDTRVSTPLASVHVPLLAELGSASARITDIDCAPDSSAAVSLGVVTSPAMVAIGTVPDADFQDMQRPLDPQPARVVKLPLVSVDARAELNLSDLDEKPVAFSRSEIDEGRVKTVSSTGLVAGAAGSLADEMELDVNVLGLGLNLKALTSVVGETVALAAPVLDSVLSDLTGLLGLQVGQADTRVNALRCGKARLV, from the coding sequence GTGGCGCGCCCGTCCTTGCTTCGCCGCCTCGTCCGCAGCCGCCGCGCGAGTATCAGCATCACGACCGCCTTCGGCATGGCGATGCTGATCGGCTCGGCCGCCTTCGCGGTCGATCTCGGCTCGCTCTATCTCGATCGCCGTAAATTGCAGGGGATCGCCGACGCTGCGGCGATGGCGGCGGCGGGACGGCCCGGCGAGGAGCGCGCGGCGGCTGAGCGGATCATCGCGGCCAATTGCGATTGCGGCATCACCATCGCCGCGCTCACGCCGGGCACCTACACCGCGGATCCTTCGGTTCAGGCCGAACAGCGCTTCACCGGCGGCGGCGCGTCGCCGAACGCGATACGCGTCACGCTGACGCGCGATCGCCCGCTGTTCTTCGGCCGCTTCCTGACCGGCCGGAAGGACAGCATCATCCGCGCGACCGCGACCGGCGCACGGCGCGGCTATGCCGCCTTTTCGCTCGGATCGCGCGTCGCGGCGCTGAACGGCGGCCTGCCCAACGCGCTGCTGTCGGCGCTGACCGGCAGCGAGGTCAATCTGTCGGTGATGGACTATAATGCGCTCGCCAGCACCGACATCGACCTGCTCGCCTTTTCGGACGCGCTTCGCACCGAGCTCGATGCCGATGTGCTGACCTTCGGTCAGACGCTGAACACGCAGGCGACGCTGCCGCAGGTGGTATCGGCGCTGGCGAGCGCGTCGGACGGGCAGGCGGCAAGCGCGCTTGAGCAGATCGCCGATGCCGCGCTGCCGCATGCGCTGCTGCCGTCGCGCGCGATCGACCTTGGTCCGCGGTCGTCGAGCATCCGCATCGACGCCGCCAATCCGGTCAAGGTCAATGCGCTCAGCCTGCTGCGCACGATGCTGCTCCTCGGCAATGCGAACCGCCAGGTCGACCTGTCGCTCGCGGGCAATCTCCCCGGCGGATCGGGCGTCAATGTCGCGCTGCTCGTCGGCGAGCCGCCCGCCGACTCGCCGCTCATCGCGGTGACCGACACCAATGACGTCATCGTCCGCACCGCACAGGTCCGGCTGAAGGTCGACACGCGGGTTTCTACGCCGCTCGCCAGCGTCCATGTGCCGCTGCTCGCCGAGCTCGGATCGGCGTCGGCGCGGATCACCGACATCGATTGTGCGCCGGACAGCAGCGCCGCGGTCTCGCTCGGCGTCGTCACCTCGCCGGCGATGGTGGCGATCGGCACGGTTCCCGACGCCGATTTCCAGGACATGCAGCGCCCGCTCGACCCCCAGCCCGCGCGCGTGGTGAAACTGCCGCTCGTCAGCGTCGATGCGCGCGCCGAGCTCAATCTGTCCGACCTCGATGAAAAGCCGGTCGCATTTTCGCGCAGCGAGATCGACGAGGGGCGGGTGAAGACGGTGTCGAGCACGGGGCTGGTCGCGGGCGCGGCGGGGTCGCTCGCCGACGAGATGGAGCTCGACGTCAACGTTCTCGGCCTCGGCCTGAACCTGAAAGCGTTGACGAGCGTGGTCGGCGAGACCGTCGCGCTTGCCGCGCCGGTGCTCGATAGCGTGCTGTCGGACCTCACGGGATTGCTCGGCTTGCAGGTCGGGCAGGCCGATACGCGGGTCAACGCGCTGCGCTGCGGCAAGGCGCGGTTGGTCTGA
- a CDS encoding PAS domain-containing protein: MATAQEPQRVSAADFIRGFANWRLQSARKPVVVTHHGKDAHVLISLDDYRRLGDRTARDVAGASDLLQSSLAGLVESVRDAVILIDRQRRIVAVNPAASDMLERPAAGLIGQELTAALPSLGDSLILHHIVRLLDHRERFSGDLPGLLRPRQWLHVDLVPAPVGGAIMLRDVSEAMEDFAAGGMRAAMLDAVESDGGIGHARISVRETVEAANAMLTALVGVDPAAIRRVRFSALLAVGRRAAFVEALESVFRSGDSARVASQMVTRDGSAIDVILTIAEVRGPYASEGAVVLVRRS, translated from the coding sequence GTGGCGACCGCACAAGAACCACAGCGCGTATCGGCGGCGGATTTCATCCGCGGCTTTGCCAATTGGCGATTGCAGTCGGCGCGCAAGCCCGTCGTCGTGACGCATCATGGCAAGGACGCGCATGTACTGATCTCGCTCGACGATTATCGCCGTCTGGGCGACAGGACGGCGCGCGATGTCGCCGGGGCTTCGGATCTGCTCCAGAGCTCGCTCGCCGGCCTCGTCGAATCGGTCCGCGACGCGGTGATCCTGATCGACCGGCAGCGGCGCATCGTCGCGGTCAATCCGGCGGCGTCCGATATGCTCGAAAGGCCGGCGGCGGGCCTGATCGGTCAGGAATTGACGGCCGCGCTGCCGTCGCTCGGCGACAGCCTTATCCTTCATCACATCGTCCGCCTGCTCGACCATAGGGAGAGGTTTTCGGGCGATTTGCCCGGGCTGCTGCGACCGCGCCAATGGCTGCACGTCGATCTGGTTCCGGCGCCCGTCGGCGGCGCGATCATGCTGCGCGACGTCAGCGAAGCGATGGAGGATTTCGCGGCGGGCGGCATGCGCGCCGCGATGCTGGACGCCGTCGAGAGTGACGGCGGGATCGGCCACGCCCGCATTTCGGTCCGCGAAACGGTCGAGGCAGCGAACGCGATGCTCACCGCGCTGGTCGGCGTCGATCCCGCGGCGATCCGCCGCGTCCGCTTTTCCGCGCTACTGGCGGTAGGGCGGCGCGCCGCCTTCGTCGAGGCGCTCGAATCGGTCTTCCGCTCGGGCGATTCCGCCCGCGTCGCGTCGCAGATGGTGACGCGCGACGGATCGGCCATCGATGTCATATTGACGATCGCGGAAGTGCGCGGTCCCTATGCCAGCGAAGGCGCGGTCGTGCTTGTCAGGCGCTCCTAA
- a CDS encoding MBL fold metallo-hydrolase, with the protein MTRNHRAALWIAAIIGVGALSAWLFQRPIGMWLFERAAQRNIARDPLAALPDGLHVGLCGTGSPLPARERAASCTVVIAGKAMFVVDAGEGSARNIAQMGLPNGRIGALFLTHYHSDHIDGMGPMMLLRWTASGNKTPLPVHGPTGVEGVIAGFNAAYALDNGYRTAHHGMKITPPAAAGAVAVPFEVPASPSVVYEAEGLRVTAFAVDHRPVQPSVGYRFDYKGRSVVISGDTAASKSLEAAAKGADLLIHEALQPKMVKTLAAQLDRAGRKQTAQIMRDILDYHASPAQAADSARAAGVKMLVLSHVVPSMPSPYLNAAFLDGAEDHFDGPVVVGEDGEYFSLPANGTAIERGRWF; encoded by the coding sequence ATGACCAGAAATCATCGAGCCGCGCTGTGGATCGCGGCGATCATCGGCGTCGGGGCATTGTCGGCATGGCTGTTCCAGCGGCCTATCGGCATGTGGCTCTTCGAGCGCGCGGCCCAGCGCAACATCGCGCGCGACCCGCTCGCTGCTCTGCCCGATGGATTGCACGTCGGCCTGTGCGGCACCGGATCGCCGCTCCCGGCGCGCGAGCGCGCGGCATCCTGCACCGTCGTCATCGCGGGCAAGGCGATGTTCGTCGTCGATGCGGGCGAAGGCTCGGCGCGCAATATCGCGCAGATGGGCCTGCCCAACGGGCGCATCGGCGCGCTTTTCCTGACCCATTATCATTCGGACCATATCGACGGCATGGGCCCGATGATGCTGCTGCGCTGGACCGCCAGCGGGAACAAGACTCCCCTGCCCGTCCACGGTCCCACCGGGGTCGAGGGCGTGATCGCGGGCTTCAACGCCGCCTATGCGCTCGACAACGGGTATCGCACCGCGCATCATGGCATGAAGATCACGCCGCCCGCCGCCGCCGGAGCGGTTGCGGTGCCCTTCGAGGTTCCGGCTTCACCGAGCGTCGTTTATGAGGCCGAAGGCTTGCGCGTCACCGCCTTCGCGGTCGATCATCGCCCGGTGCAGCCCTCGGTCGGCTATCGCTTCGACTACAAGGGGCGCAGCGTCGTGATCAGCGGCGACACGGCGGCGTCCAAATCGCTCGAAGCCGCCGCGAAGGGCGCCGACCTGCTGATCCACGAGGCGCTCCAGCCGAAGATGGTGAAAACCCTCGCCGCGCAGCTCGACCGGGCGGGCCGCAAGCAGACCGCGCAGATCATGCGCGACATTCTCGACTATCATGCCAGCCCGGCGCAAGCGGCGGACAGCGCGCGCGCCGCGGGGGTGAAGATGCTCGTGCTCAGCCATGTCGTGCCGTCGATGCCCTCGCCCTATCTGAACGCGGCCTTCCTCGACGGCGCCGAGGATCATTTCGACGGGCCGGTCGTCGTCGGCGAGGATGGCGAATATTTCTCGCTGCCCGCGAACGGCACGGCGATCGAGCGCGGGCGCTGGTTTTAG
- a CDS encoding acyl-CoA dehydrogenase family protein: protein MDMEFSPEDLAFQQEVRQFIAENYPAELRGKQDEGEELSKEDFLAWHKILYKKGWIAPAWPVEYGGTGWTPTQRFIWSEETARADCIRLMPFGLAMVGPVIYTFGTPEQKAHFLPRILSGEDWWCQGYSEPGSGSDLASLRTTAVRDGDDYIVNGQKTWTTLAQHADWGFFLVRTDKDAKQQEGISFLLIDMKSPGITVRPIITLGGEHEVNEVWLEDVRVPVSQRVYEENKGWTCAKFLLAHERTGIAGVAASKRGIEKVKDIARTELDGEKPLLQNPFFKRKVAELEVDLTALEFTELRSLAGANAGKGPGPESSLLKIKGSEIQQRLTELTLEAVGHYGAPYFRGFGEGDNEHPIGPDYAHRAAPTYFNMRKTTIYGGSNEIQRNIIAKMVLGL from the coding sequence ATGGACATGGAATTCAGCCCCGAGGATTTGGCCTTCCAGCAGGAAGTGCGCCAATTCATCGCCGAAAATTACCCCGCGGAACTCCGCGGCAAGCAGGACGAGGGCGAAGAATTGTCCAAGGAGGATTTCCTCGCCTGGCACAAAATTCTTTACAAGAAGGGCTGGATCGCGCCCGCCTGGCCGGTCGAATATGGCGGCACCGGCTGGACGCCGACGCAGCGTTTCATCTGGTCGGAGGAGACCGCGCGCGCCGATTGCATCCGCCTGATGCCCTTCGGCCTCGCGATGGTCGGCCCCGTCATCTACACCTTCGGTACCCCGGAGCAGAAGGCGCATTTCCTGCCGCGCATCCTGTCGGGCGAGGATTGGTGGTGCCAGGGCTATTCGGAGCCCGGCTCCGGCTCGGACCTTGCCTCGCTGCGCACGACGGCCGTCCGCGACGGCGACGATTATATCGTCAACGGGCAAAAGACCTGGACGACGCTCGCGCAGCACGCCGACTGGGGCTTCTTCCTCGTTCGTACCGACAAGGACGCCAAGCAGCAGGAGGGCATCAGCTTCCTCCTCATCGACATGAAGTCGCCCGGCATCACGGTGCGCCCGATCATCACGCTCGGCGGCGAGCATGAAGTCAACGAAGTGTGGCTCGAGGACGTCCGCGTGCCGGTGTCGCAGCGCGTCTATGAGGAGAATAAGGGCTGGACCTGCGCCAAATTCCTGCTCGCGCACGAACGCACCGGCATCGCCGGCGTCGCGGCGTCGAAGCGCGGGATCGAGAAGGTGAAAGACATCGCCCGCACCGAACTCGATGGCGAAAAGCCGCTGCTCCAGAATCCCTTCTTCAAGCGCAAGGTCGCCGAGCTCGAAGTCGATCTCACCGCGCTCGAATTCACCGAACTCCGCAGCCTCGCCGGCGCCAATGCGGGCAAGGGACCGGGGCCGGAATCGAGCCTGCTCAAGATCAAGGGCTCGGAAATCCAGCAGCGCCTCACCGAACTGACACTCGAAGCCGTCGGCCATTATGGCGCGCCTTATTTCCGCGGGTTCGGAGAGGGCGACAACGAGCATCCGATCGGGCCCGATTATGCGCACCGCGCCGCGCCGACCTATTTCAACATGCGCAAGACGACCATCTATGGCGGATCGAACGAGATCCAGCGCAACATCATCGCGAAGATGGTGCTCGGCCTTTGA